The following proteins come from a genomic window of Lycium ferocissimum isolate CSIRO_LF1 chromosome 4, AGI_CSIRO_Lferr_CH_V1, whole genome shotgun sequence:
- the LOC132053597 gene encoding uncharacterized protein LOC132053597, with translation MADLQTVCSMCGDVGFPDKLFRCSKCHHRFQHSYCSNYYSESSEAIQVCDWCQSEGKSSRHGGSSRKSIGVSDSGLIISRSEYSGDNKIKQNDNKGEESGTAERTKINNPNGTPSPRTTRRYKLLKDVMC, from the exons ATGGCGGATCTTCAAACAGTTTGTTCCATGTGCGGTGATGTGGGATTCCCTGATAAGCTCTTCCGTTGTTCCAAGTGCCACCACCGCTTTCAGCACTC GTATTGTAGCAACTACTACAGCGAATCATCGGAGGCAATACAAGTGTGTGATTGGTGTCAAAGTGAGGGAAAAAGCTCGAGACATGGGGGTTCCTCCAGGAAATCCATTGGAGTTAGCGATTCAGGATTAATCATAAGTAGATCAGAATATTCAGGAGATAATAAAATCAAGCAGAATGATAATAAGGGGGAAGAAAGTGGTACTGCcgaaaggacaaaaattaataaTCCTAATGGCACTCCTTCACCTAGGACAACTCGTAGGTACAAGCTTCTTAAGGATGTCATgtgttaa